A single window of Gossypium arboreum isolate Shixiya-1 chromosome 13, ASM2569848v2, whole genome shotgun sequence DNA harbors:
- the LOC108462949 gene encoding annexin D8-like: MATKILASSSHSFENECKEIHESRGRWNHLIRALVTRTQLECRGIRETYKDMYGEDLITLLQKSSLRNQPGVSPKTCAALSLWMLHPHERDAIVAREALLQDNDSNYQSLVEIFVGRKSSHIALIKQAYLSKYKTQLDQDIINIEPPHPYQKILVALSTSHKAHQADVNQHTAKCDARRLYETGEGSPGAIDEGTVLEIFTKRSIPHLKLTFSCYKHIYGHDYTKSITDVNSGEFEDALKMVVKCICNPSNYYVKILFASIKGITADRGAITRVMVSRSETEMDEIQRVFKAKYGVELRETICDSIPSGDYRDFLLALANKTV, encoded by the exons ATGGCTACCAAAATCCTAGCATCTTCAAGCCATAGTTTCGAGAACGAATGCAAGGAAATTCACGAATCACGGGGAAGATGGAACCACTTGATTCGAGCTTTGGTCACTCGGACTCAGCTCGAATGCAGGGGAATCAGAGAGACTTACAAGGACATGTATGGGGAAGATTTGATAACTCTGCTGCAAAAATCTAGCCTTCGAAATCAGCCTGGTGTTTCCCCCAAAACTTGCGCAGCTTTGTCCCTTTGGATGCTTCATCCTCATGAACGTGACGCCATTGTTGCTCGTGAAGCTCTTCTGCAAGATAATGATTCTAATTATCAGTCTCTGGTGGAAATCTTTGTGGGACGAAAATCAAGTCATATTGCGCTCATTAAACAAGCCTATCTATCGAAATATAAAACGCAGCTggatcaggatatcatcaatatcGAGCCTCCCCATCCTTACCAGAAG ATTCTGGTTGCATTATCCACATCACACAAGGCACACCAGGCAGATGTCAACCAACATACAGCGAAATGTGATGCGAGGAGGCTTTATGAGACAGGGGAAGGAAGTCCAGGCGCAATTGATGAAGGTACTGTGCTTGAGATTTTCACTAAAAGAAGCATTCCACATCTTAAGCTGACATTTTCTTGCTATAAACACATCTATGGACATGATTACACCAAG TCAATCACTGATGTCAATTCTGGGGAGTTTGAAGATGCATTAAAGATGGTTGTTAAATGTATTTGCAACCCATCAAACTATTATGTAAAG ATTTTGTTTGCAAGCATTAAAGGAATTACAGCAGATAGAGGAGCCATAACACGAGTGATGGTGAGCAGATCGGAGACGGAAATGGATGAAATCCAAAGGGTTTTCAAGGCAAAATATGGAGTTGAATTGAGAGAAACCATATGTGACAGCATTCCCTCTGGGGATTACAGAGACTTCCTTCTTGCTTTAGCTAATAAAACAGTTTAG